In Aegilops tauschii subsp. strangulata cultivar AL8/78 chromosome 3, Aet v6.0, whole genome shotgun sequence, one genomic interval encodes:
- the LOC141042730 gene encoding uncharacterized protein, translating into MAEEASAMRHCGQTSHQSGNLDVVHVPGQKREYTVTLTGVELHGKETLEVVFTSEPDKADKMISRIRRSACGSYPHIMGIDVEFTKDDEPPQMAAVLQISMEGLCLVDKLKLSGLEINPNKHIDIQCNWRVPYNGKPYDSLADVAASVIHPFYKKMKKKIDREADHKLWGDSPLPNYLIEYAAIDAYATYKLWKIINNIKRGLEIS; encoded by the exons ATGGCGGAGGAAGCGTCTGCCATGCGTCATTGTGGCCAGACGTCCCACCAGAGCGGCAACCTCGACGTCGTTCACGTTCCCGGTCAGAAGCGCGAGTACACCGTAACCCTCACAGGGGTTGAGCTCCACGGCAAGGAGACACTGGAGGTCGTCTTCACCAGCGAACCAGACAAGGCCGACAAGATGATATCTAGGATTAGGAGGAGCGCCTGCGGCTCGTACCCCCACATCATGGGCATTGATGTGGAGTTTACCAAAGATGATGAACCTCCGCAGATGGCAGCAGTTCTGCAGATCAGCATGGAGGGTCTCTGCCTCGT GGACAAGCTGAAATTGTCTGGTTTGGAGATAAACCCCAACAAGCACATCGACATTCAGTGCAACTGGAGAGTTCCATACAACGGAAAACCGTACGACTCCTTGGCCGATGTTGCAGCCAGCGTCATCCACCCATTCTACAaaaagatgaagaagaagatcgaTAGGGAGGCAGACCATAAACTATGGGGGGACAGCCCACTGCCAAATTACCTCATTGAGTACGCAGCAATAGATGCATACGCGACCTACAAGTTGTGGAAGATAATCAACAACATCAAAAGAGGTCTGGAAATTTCATAA
- the LOC123497816 gene encoding uncharacterized protein codes for MKAGREDAAVEKDVAVEAVGKPAVVIVVAVGAAEGTVAATGGGAPSAATAPTAVAAVEPAVGEQVEEELAVDLEEELKRQREQYELIDKSYEEAHLDAQEVQDEAVEFDEEVDDELSEEDDEDVDDSKESRDSKSRYILRRLQNGEIPYRSGYNRLYGNIACPFCYAIIKSDYNSLIMHLTYIGRGNGRNRKPHVRAKHAAFGAFLRKYAKGHLPFYLPRPPRPAKMPRI; via the exons ATGAAGGCCGGCCGTGAagacgcggcggtggagaagGACGTAGCGGTAGAAGCAGTGGGGAAGCCTGCTGTGGTCATTGTCGTCGCGGTTGGCGCGGCCGAGGGCACCGTCGCGGCGACGGGAGGCGGTGCACCATCTGCTGCGACTGCTCCGACCGCCGTCGCAGCAGTCGAGCCTGCGGTCGGGGAGCAGGTGGAGGAGGAGCTGGCGGTGGATCTGGAGGAGGAGCTCAAGCGGCAGCGCGAGCAGTACGAGCTCATCGACAAGAGCTACGAGGAGGCCCACCTCGACGCTCAGGAAGTGCAAGACGAGGCCGTCGAGTTCGACGAGGAGGTCGACGACGAGCTCTCGGAG GAAGATGACGAAGACGTGGATGATAGTAAGGAGAGCAGGGACAGCAAGAGCCGCTACATCCTCAGGAGGCTGCAGAATGGGGAAATCCCATACCGCAGCGGATACAACAGGCTCTACGGCAACATAGCCTGCCCCTTCTGCTACGCGATTATCAAGAGCGACTACAACAGCCTGATCATGCATCTCACCTATATCGGCCGTGGTAATGGGAGGAACCGCAAGCCCCACGTCCGGGCTAAACATGCCGCTTTTGGTGCCTTCCTCAGGAAGTACGCGAAGGGGCATCTGCCATTCTACCTCCCGAGGCCTCCTCGTCCGGCCAAGATGCCGAGGATCTGA